The following proteins are encoded in a genomic region of Blastopirellula marina:
- a CDS encoding vWA domain-containing protein codes for MKKTWILTPLLLGVAIWGCSAQPQTALDSAPGQEAPNASSSPAQVVDKELLSRPLEEAESVVEIEELADDSLATPPVRMVRAKDSPVSDLKFQSGVAPQEGDGAAPAMMGGAYGDPSSGPGGYGGAGGYGAGGYGGGGYGGGGYGGGGYAPGADAGGMGGGGGYDVGGSGMGGGYPGGAPSDEYGVQGIDAGYGGGYGEAAKKAMAPLAEMPVNESRQQQGQGQAEAFRRGATETASESKQDNRGFGIAPLNEAMQVAPLPAVSNPVPAAAEPLSRTRRNLAKSESDFENHPFDPNAPARDDLAGQKPSDGVGPGEGGDKFEPIEENNFIAVADQPLSTFSIDVDTASYSKIRSYLSQFNQLPPRDAVRVEELVNYFQYDYAQPTDEHPFAANVEVASCPWNPTHRLVRVGIKGKEVDTQERPASNIVFLLDVSGSMNSTNKLPLLKKGMKMLVDQLGENDKVSIVVYAGAAGMVLEPTYGYDKAKILSALDRLQAGGSTNGGQGIQLAYKTATENFIQGGTNRVILCTDGDFNVGETSTGGLVEMAAEQAKKNIYLSILGFGIGNHNDSMLEQLSNKANGNYAFIDNDKEAQKVLVEQMSGTLLTIAKDVKIQIEFNPKKVASYRLVGYENRILAAQDFNDDKKDAGEIGAGHTVTAFYEIVPATGKEELAAAEPMVDELKYQTERKPTKAAKSNELMTLKLRYKQPEEDVSTLMTYPVVDEGHKFNQSTGDFQFASAVAMFGLKLRGDRFHTDTNFAEIEELVASNVDGPGSSYRQEFLDMVRKVGTIAK; via the coding sequence ATGAAAAAGACATGGATTCTGACCCCCTTGCTGCTCGGTGTCGCGATCTGGGGCTGTAGTGCGCAACCTCAAACGGCCCTCGACTCCGCCCCAGGCCAGGAAGCCCCCAACGCCAGTAGCTCTCCTGCCCAGGTAGTCGACAAGGAACTGTTGAGCCGACCGTTGGAAGAAGCCGAAAGCGTCGTCGAAATAGAAGAACTTGCCGACGATTCTTTAGCGACGCCGCCTGTACGCATGGTAAGAGCGAAGGATTCGCCGGTAAGCGACTTAAAATTCCAGTCTGGCGTTGCCCCACAGGAAGGCGACGGTGCTGCTCCTGCGATGATGGGCGGTGCTTACGGAGATCCTAGCAGCGGCCCTGGTGGTTATGGTGGCGCTGGCGGATACGGCGCTGGCGGATACGGAGGTGGCGGATACGGAGGTGGCGGATACGGAGGTGGCGGTTACGCTCCAGGTGCCGATGCCGGCGGCATGGGTGGCGGTGGCGGATACGACGTTGGCGGCAGCGGCATGGGTGGCGGCTATCCGGGAGGGGCTCCTTCCGACGAGTACGGTGTCCAAGGAATTGATGCTGGCTATGGAGGTGGCTACGGCGAGGCGGCAAAGAAAGCAATGGCACCGCTGGCTGAAATGCCTGTCAACGAAAGTCGCCAGCAGCAAGGTCAAGGACAAGCGGAAGCGTTTCGCCGAGGAGCAACCGAGACGGCGTCCGAATCGAAACAAGACAACCGTGGTTTCGGTATCGCCCCACTAAACGAAGCGATGCAGGTCGCTCCCCTTCCGGCGGTCAGCAATCCTGTCCCTGCCGCTGCAGAGCCTCTCTCTCGTACACGGCGCAACTTAGCAAAGTCGGAATCTGATTTCGAGAATCACCCCTTCGATCCGAACGCCCCAGCGAGGGATGACCTTGCCGGTCAGAAACCGAGCGACGGGGTTGGACCGGGCGAAGGTGGAGACAAGTTTGAACCGATTGAAGAGAACAACTTCATCGCAGTCGCTGATCAACCTCTGTCGACCTTCTCGATCGATGTCGACACCGCTTCTTACTCGAAGATTCGCTCGTACCTCAGTCAGTTCAACCAGCTTCCGCCCCGCGACGCTGTGCGGGTGGAAGAACTGGTCAACTACTTCCAATACGACTATGCCCAACCAACCGACGAACATCCGTTTGCGGCCAACGTGGAAGTCGCCAGTTGCCCCTGGAATCCAACGCATCGCTTAGTGCGAGTGGGCATCAAGGGGAAGGAAGTCGACACGCAAGAGCGACCTGCCAGCAACATTGTGTTCCTGCTGGACGTCTCCGGCTCGATGAATTCGACCAACAAACTGCCGCTGCTGAAGAAGGGCATGAAGATGCTCGTCGATCAACTGGGCGAGAACGACAAGGTTTCCATCGTCGTTTACGCGGGTGCCGCAGGCATGGTCCTCGAACCAACCTACGGTTACGACAAAGCCAAGATTCTGTCTGCACTCGATCGCCTGCAAGCGGGCGGTTCAACCAACGGCGGACAAGGGATTCAGTTGGCCTATAAAACGGCCACCGAAAACTTTATTCAGGGTGGCACCAACCGGGTGATCCTCTGCACGGACGGCGATTTCAATGTCGGAGAAACCAGCACCGGCGGCTTGGTTGAAATGGCCGCCGAGCAGGCCAAGAAGAACATTTACCTAAGCATCCTTGGCTTCGGTATCGGTAATCACAATGACTCGATGCTCGAACAACTCTCGAACAAAGCGAACGGCAACTACGCGTTCATCGACAACGACAAAGAAGCCCAAAAGGTGCTTGTCGAACAGATGAGCGGTACCCTGCTGACGATCGCCAAGGACGTGAAGATCCAGATCGAGTTCAACCCGAAGAAGGTCGCTTCCTACCGCCTGGTCGGTTACGAAAACCGCATCCTGGCCGCTCAAGATTTCAACGACGACAAGAAGGACGCCGGAGAAATCGGCGCTGGGCACACGGTCACGGCGTTCTATGAAATCGTCCCCGCAACTGGCAAGGAAGAACTGGCCGCCGCGGAACCGATGGTCGACGAATTGAAATACCAGACTGAGCGAAAGCCCACCAAAGCCGCCAAGTCGAACGAGCTGATGACCTTGAAGCTTCGTTACAAACAACCGGAAGAGGATGTCAGCACACTGATGACTTATCCGGTGGTGGACGAAGGGCACAAGTTCAATCAGTCGACCGGCGACTTCCAGTTCGCCTCAGCCGTAGCGATGTTCGGTTTGAAACTTCGCGGTGATCGCTTTCACACCGACACTAACTTCGCCGAAATCGAAGAGCTGGTCGCCTCGAACGTCGACGGACCTGGAAGCTCGTATCGGCAAGAGTTTCTGGACATGGTTCGCAAGGTGGGAACGATTGCGAAGTAA
- the bioD gene encoding dethiobiotin synthase — translation MNGKPPQGLFITGNNTGVGKTHVAGLIAESLRNAGKRVGVYKPAASGMIWRDGEPLWEDVQALWEKSGRIWDPLSICPQTFTAPLAPHLAARAEGKELDTKLLRTGLEFWIEQHEAGACDLILVEGAGGLMSPMSDEDYVADLAMEFGFPLIVVAANRLGVINETLQTLITATSYTDGLPIAGVVLNDVSHHEDDASRTSNRAELESRCGVPILTHTPFNADSIPDPVDWVSLADLSRY, via the coding sequence ATGAACGGAAAACCACCACAGGGACTCTTCATTACCGGAAATAATACGGGCGTCGGCAAGACCCACGTGGCCGGTTTGATCGCTGAAAGCCTCAGAAATGCAGGCAAACGAGTCGGCGTGTATAAACCGGCGGCCAGCGGTATGATCTGGCGCGACGGAGAACCCCTGTGGGAAGACGTCCAAGCACTATGGGAAAAGTCGGGGAGAATCTGGGATCCGCTGTCAATCTGCCCCCAAACCTTCACGGCGCCGCTCGCTCCACATTTAGCCGCCAGGGCCGAAGGGAAGGAACTCGATACCAAGCTCCTGAGAACTGGGCTCGAATTCTGGATCGAGCAGCATGAGGCTGGCGCCTGCGATCTGATCCTGGTTGAAGGAGCCGGTGGGCTCATGTCCCCCATGTCCGACGAGGACTACGTCGCGGACCTGGCCATGGAGTTTGGTTTCCCGCTGATCGTCGTGGCGGCCAATCGCTTAGGCGTAATCAACGAAACACTGCAAACCTTAATCACGGCAACTTCTTACACCGACGGTTTGCCTATTGCCGGAGTCGTTCTGAACGACGTCTCTCACCACGAGGATGATGCCAGCCGTACATCCAACCGAGCCGAACTCGAATCCCGCTGTGGAGTTCCGATTCTAACGCATACGCCATTTAACGCGGATTCGATTCCCGACCCAGTGGATTGGGTATCGCTAGCGGATCTATCTCGGTACTAA
- a CDS encoding carbon-nitrogen hydrolase — protein MSKPDKVNVAVVQMTCTANKQANVDKAIEKIADAAKKGANIVCLQELFPGLYFCQTEDHIQFELAEPIPGPTSERIQAAAKQHGVVVVASLFEKRTEGVYHNTAAVFDADGAFLGIYRKMHIPDDPHYYEKFYFTPGDVGFRTFDTKFGRVGVCICWDQWFPEAARLTALTGAQILVYPTAIGWLHPEKEEYGPAQVSAWETMMRSHAIANGVFVAAPNRVGIEENIEFWGHSFVVDPTGTLLEVASHDQEETLIVECNLAQIDFSRTHWPFLRDRRIDAYSGLTKRFIDGDITT, from the coding sequence ATGAGCAAACCGGATAAGGTCAACGTCGCGGTTGTGCAGATGACATGTACCGCCAACAAGCAGGCAAATGTCGACAAAGCGATCGAGAAGATTGCCGATGCGGCGAAGAAGGGGGCGAACATCGTTTGTCTTCAGGAGTTGTTTCCTGGGCTCTACTTCTGCCAGACGGAAGACCACATCCAGTTCGAATTGGCAGAGCCGATTCCTGGCCCAACCAGCGAGCGAATTCAAGCCGCCGCGAAGCAGCATGGCGTGGTGGTCGTTGCTTCCCTGTTCGAGAAGCGGACCGAAGGTGTCTATCACAACACGGCTGCTGTATTCGATGCCGATGGGGCGTTTCTGGGGATCTATCGCAAGATGCACATCCCAGACGATCCGCACTACTACGAGAAGTTTTACTTCACGCCGGGGGATGTCGGGTTCAGGACCTTCGATACCAAGTTCGGCCGAGTGGGCGTTTGCATTTGCTGGGATCAATGGTTCCCGGAAGCGGCTCGCTTGACTGCCCTCACCGGTGCGCAGATTCTGGTTTACCCGACCGCGATTGGTTGGCTGCATCCCGAGAAGGAAGAGTACGGCCCAGCACAGGTATCCGCTTGGGAGACAATGATGCGGAGCCACGCGATCGCTAACGGCGTGTTCGTGGCGGCCCCCAACCGGGTTGGCATCGAAGAGAACATCGAGTTCTGGGGACATTCGTTCGTGGTCGATCCGACCGGAACGCTGCTGGAGGTGGCCTCGCACGATCAGGAAGAGACGCTGATTGTGGAATGTAACTTGGCCCAGATCGACTTTTCAAGAACGCACTGGCCGTTTCTGCGCGATCGTCGCATCGATGCCTATAGCGGACTGACCAAGCGATTCATCGATGGGGATATCACCACATGA
- a CDS encoding agmatine/peptidylarginine deiminase, with amino-acid sequence MSERLTPKEEGYRWPAEWEPHIGTLLSWPHNRDSWPGKFEPVPGVYKKLVTALSEVEDVHILAAAGEVLTQAEDLVGHLPNVSIHAIPTNDAWARDHGPSFLEAPKGKPWMAVDWNYNAWGGKYPPWDNDDAVPSRLSEKLGFGRFQPGIVMEGGAVDGNGAGLVLSTTECLLNPNRNPHLSQAETEKFLCDYLCAEKILWLHRGIAGDDTDGHIDELARFVSKNVVLAAYEEDNSDENYEPLQANFQELQKLTDQNGQSLEVVPLFMPKAKHQDEQRLPASYCNFYVANGIVIVPQFGDDADEKACDALQQAFPERKIVPIDAIDLVWGLGAFHCISQQIMK; translated from the coding sequence ATGAGCGAGCGGCTTACGCCTAAAGAAGAAGGATATCGCTGGCCAGCCGAATGGGAACCGCACATCGGGACGCTGCTCTCGTGGCCCCATAATCGCGACTCGTGGCCAGGCAAGTTCGAGCCGGTACCTGGCGTCTACAAGAAGTTGGTGACGGCGTTGTCGGAAGTGGAGGACGTTCATATCCTGGCCGCCGCCGGAGAGGTACTGACCCAGGCCGAAGATTTGGTCGGACATCTGCCGAATGTTTCGATCCACGCGATTCCGACCAACGATGCTTGGGCACGCGACCATGGCCCAAGCTTTTTGGAGGCCCCCAAAGGGAAGCCTTGGATGGCGGTCGATTGGAATTACAACGCGTGGGGCGGCAAGTATCCTCCATGGGATAACGACGACGCCGTGCCAAGCCGCTTGAGTGAGAAGCTGGGGTTCGGCCGCTTTCAACCAGGCATCGTGATGGAAGGTGGCGCCGTCGACGGTAACGGGGCGGGGCTCGTGTTGAGCACCACGGAATGTTTGCTCAATCCCAACCGCAATCCCCATCTTTCGCAAGCAGAAACCGAGAAGTTTCTGTGTGACTACCTCTGCGCTGAAAAGATCTTGTGGCTGCATCGTGGGATCGCCGGAGACGATACCGACGGCCACATCGACGAACTGGCGAGATTTGTCAGTAAGAACGTGGTTCTGGCTGCCTACGAAGAAGACAATAGCGACGAGAACTACGAACCGCTGCAAGCCAATTTCCAAGAGCTGCAGAAACTGACCGACCAAAACGGGCAATCGCTGGAAGTCGTCCCTCTGTTTATGCCTAAGGCTAAACATCAGGATGAGCAGCGGCTGCCGGCCAGCTACTGTAACTTCTACGTTGCCAATGGAATTGTCATCGTGCCGCAGTTTGGTGATGACGCCGATGAGAAAGCATGTGACGCGCTGCAGCAGGCATTCCCCGAACGAAAGATCGTGCCAATCGATGCGATCGACCTGGTATGGGGGCTCGGCGCGTTTCACTGCATCTCGCAGCAAATCATGAAGTGA
- a CDS encoding tRNA-binding protein, whose protein sequence is MTEISWNDFEAVELRVGTIIEAEDFPEARRPAYKLKIDFGEPIGIKKSSAQITKLYKREELVGRQIVAVTNFPPKQIGPIRSEVLVTGFIGEEGAVTLAVPDKPVPNGSRLA, encoded by the coding sequence ATGACCGAGATAAGCTGGAACGATTTTGAAGCGGTCGAACTCCGTGTAGGCACAATCATTGAAGCTGAAGACTTCCCCGAAGCCAGACGCCCCGCCTATAAGCTGAAAATCGACTTCGGCGAACCGATCGGCATCAAGAAATCGAGTGCTCAGATTACAAAGCTCTACAAACGCGAGGAACTCGTCGGCCGGCAAATCGTCGCCGTCACCAACTTCCCGCCGAAGCAAATCGGTCCTATCCGCAGCGAAGTCCTTGTGACTGGTTTCATTGGCGAAGAGGGAGCCGTCACACTTGCCGTGCCGGACAAGCCGGTCCCCAACGGCAGCCGTTTGGCATAG
- a CDS encoding response regulator, with protein sequence MPKQVLDVGNCGYDHSSLKSLIERNFDAKVLQSHGPADTLKMLREQTFALIVINRKLDRDHADGIELMKTIKADEQLSQTPVMLLSNYEDAQAAAEEAGAVPGFGKLALGKESTLKKLEPYLG encoded by the coding sequence ATGCCTAAACAGGTTCTCGACGTTGGCAACTGTGGATATGACCACAGCTCGCTCAAGTCGCTTATCGAACGAAACTTTGACGCAAAGGTCCTTCAATCGCACGGCCCGGCCGACACTTTAAAAATGCTGCGCGAACAAACGTTCGCTCTGATAGTCATTAATCGTAAGCTCGATCGCGATCATGCCGACGGCATCGAACTGATGAAGACGATCAAAGCAGATGAGCAACTTTCTCAAACGCCGGTCATGCTGCTCTCGAACTACGAGGACGCTCAGGCCGCCGCCGAGGAAGCAGGTGCCGTCCCAGGCTTTGGCAAACTAGCCTTGGGGAAAGAATCGACGCTCAAGAAGCTGGAACCGTATTTGGGCTGA